A region from the Halomonas piscis genome encodes:
- a CDS encoding ABC transporter substrate-binding protein, whose product MPHRLLFTAGVLTALSLPAFAAAPPAPDPDSWSAVLERAAGQTVYWNAWGGDSRVNRYIDWVAEQMQARFDVDVEHVKLEDTGSAVARVLAEKQAGNEADGSIDALWLNGENFAAMRESDLLFGPFAESLPHFALTRPANNPEVVTDFTLPTDGFESPWGKAQITFYHDSEAPGFSAGRTPPGSMNELLAWARDNPGRFTYPRIPDFTGSTFLKQALIELTGRDEALYQPVAQSDFDSVTAPLWDYLDALHPHLWRQGQSFPASGPRLRTLMSDGELSLAFSFYPTDAAVAVKEYQLPPSVRSYVLDGGTLGNVHFIAIPYNSPHKAGAMALANFLLSPEAQARKQSLDVWGDRTVLDVARLSEDDRALFDAPSDNPALPPAGAFDNTLAEPHPSWTGALQDAWLKRYGVN is encoded by the coding sequence ATGCCCCACCGCTTGCTGTTCACCGCCGGCGTGCTGACCGCGCTTTCGCTGCCCGCTTTTGCCGCCGCGCCGCCGGCACCCGACCCCGATAGCTGGAGCGCGGTGCTCGAGCGCGCCGCGGGCCAGACGGTGTACTGGAACGCCTGGGGCGGCGATTCGCGGGTCAACCGCTACATCGACTGGGTCGCCGAGCAGATGCAGGCGCGCTTTGACGTCGACGTCGAACACGTCAAGCTCGAGGATACCGGCAGCGCCGTGGCCCGGGTGCTGGCGGAAAAGCAGGCGGGCAACGAGGCCGACGGCAGCATCGATGCGCTCTGGCTCAACGGCGAGAACTTCGCCGCCATGCGCGAGAGCGACCTGCTGTTCGGCCCCTTTGCCGAGTCGCTGCCCCACTTTGCGCTGACCCGCCCGGCAAACAACCCCGAGGTGGTCACCGACTTCACGCTGCCTACCGACGGCTTCGAGTCGCCCTGGGGCAAGGCTCAGATCACTTTCTACCACGACAGCGAAGCGCCAGGCTTTAGCGCAGGCCGGACGCCGCCGGGCAGCATGAACGAGCTGCTCGCCTGGGCCAGAGACAATCCCGGACGCTTTACCTACCCGCGCATCCCCGACTTTACCGGCAGCACCTTTTTGAAGCAGGCGCTGATCGAGCTGACCGGGCGGGACGAGGCGCTTTACCAGCCGGTGGCGCAAAGCGACTTTGACAGCGTCACCGCGCCGCTGTGGGACTATCTCGACGCGCTGCACCCGCACCTGTGGCGCCAAGGTCAGAGCTTCCCCGCTTCCGGCCCCCGGCTACGTACCCTGATGAGCGACGGCGAGCTGTCGCTGGCGTTTTCCTTCTACCCCACCGATGCCGCCGTCGCGGTCAAGGAATACCAGCTGCCGCCAAGCGTACGCAGCTACGTGCTCGACGGCGGCACCCTGGGCAACGTGCACTTTATCGCCATTCCCTACAATTCGCCGCACAAGGCCGGCGCCATGGCGCTGGCCAACTTTCTGCTCTCGCCCGAAGCCCAGGCGCGAAAGCAGTCGCTGGACGTTTGGGGCGATCGCACCGTGCTCGACGTAGCCCGGCTGAGCGAAGACGACCGGGCGCTGTTTGACGCGCCGTCGGACAATCCCGCGCTGCCCCCGGCAGGCGCGTTCGACAACACCCTGGCCGAGCCCCATCCCAGCTGGACGGGCGCGCTGCAGGACGCCTGGCTCAAGCGTTACGGAGTTAACTAG